GGCGTAACTGCCAAAGTGATGATAAACCCAGCCGCGGATCTTTTCGGCAATGGTTCCGATCGGCGGACGCGGTTTACCATTACCGTCATCGGGAAAATAAGCCGACTGCAGACTATCGGAATCGGCATCCACAATCACCTCACCGGTGCCGTCATCCACTTTAAAGAGTTCATTATAGCTGTTCTGGTGAGTGGTAATTTGCGCCTGGTTCACCTGAACCATCACATTTCCCCACTGTTCAGCCGAGGTGGGCCAGCGCAAATCACCGGTTTTGATCGAATCCGGTTCCGGCAGATCATTGCCGATCGACAGCACATTGATGGTGCTGATATTAAAGATTTCGGTCATCTGCGATTCACCGCTCTGATATTCTTCAATATAGCCGGTCATTTCGATTTCATCCCCTTCCAGCAGAATGGGGACTGCAGTTGAATCTTCTGCATAGGAAAGAATAGCTGACCAGGGACCGCCTTCTGGTTCGCTCACGATAAATTTGATGCCGTCACCTGCGTAACTGAGCCCTGCAGGCATGGTAACAATACCGTGTACCGAAACCGTGTCTGTACTTAAATAACTGGAATCCGATGCCTGGTCCTGAGGCGCTTTCAAAAGATCGCTGTAGCGAACCTGCTGAATGCGCTGAATTCGGGTATAAGAACCATCTTCCACAACATCGAGCGCCAGCCGCGGCTGGATTTTAGTATCGCCAAAGCTGTATTCCAGGACGCCGGTAATGGATTTTGCAGAGGTGTATTCAGCCGGATCAAAATAATAATCAGCTGCATCGTCCACAACACAGGGGCCGGAACCATCATCGACTTGATACTCGCCGTATCCCAAATCCGGATTGGTGATATCGACATCCCGAACCTGCACCAGACAGCCTTCACAGGCTTCGGCAAGTGATCCGCCGGTCCCGACTTCCTGAGTGGTCACCACAGCGGGCTGGATCTCGAGGGATTGCAAAGTATCGACATTAAACTCTGTGACATCGGATATTTGAGTACATCCATAATATTCTGATACTGTACCGGTCAGTGTCACCCAGTCGCCTTGAGCTGCTTCGTTGCGGTCATAAACTTTAATACCGTTCCAGGGGCCGGACGAGTCAGCCACAAAATAAAAGCTGCCGCCAAACGCATATCCTTCCGCGGTCACAACACCGGAAATAGTTACGGTTTCTCCGGACAGTGGGGAATCTCCGGATGCATCTTCGGTATATTGGATATCCTTAATTGGGGTAACCTGGGCCCAGGCAGTACCTATTAAGCATAACATCAATATCCCGGCTGTTAGTACTTTTATCAATTTTTTCAAAACAAGTCTCCTTTTTTAGTGAACAATTTCATTTATTTAATAATGGCAAACTTTCCGGTCTTTATCTCTCCGGTATCGAGATCTTTAACGCTGAAAAAATACAATCCTGTCGCCACAGCCTGGTCATATTTTGATATCAAATCCCAGGCATGCATCCCGCCGGCCAGGATTGTTTCATTGCTTCCGATTCGCTCCGACATTAACCGCACGTCATCGCCGTGATATGTCTCGCCGTTGTGCTGGATTTCATCCACCAGATCCCCGGCCAGTGTATAAATACGAATCGCAGAACGCGCCGGCAAGTTGATAAACCAGAGCATACGTTCCCGGTCTCCGGTTCCGTCCCAGGCCGCCTGAGCCCGGTACGGATTCGGGAACACAGAAACCGGCAGATCTTTTTCAGGTGTATTCGCGGGCGTGCCGGGAATTACATAAACTCTGTTCTCCAGGATTGAACTCTCCAGTCCCGGTAATCCGGTTTTGGGATTGCCTTTGTCATAAGCCGTAACCGCATACCAATATTCACCGGGCCATCCGGTGCGCAGATTGCGGTTGGTAAATTTATAGTCATAATGTTGGCCGTCTATTACAGTATCCACCTTGATTTTTTCAAATCCCGTATCATAGCCCTGATCATCAACCTTATCAAACTGTGCCAAAAGCGTGGCGTTCTCTGCACTTTCTGTTTTGGGGGCGCTGTAAATGCGGTATCCTTCAAAATCTTTCTGCCGTGTGATGGGATCTTCATATTCTTCGCTGGTGGTATCCCAGAACAGATTCACCTCTCCGTCCCCCGGGGCCGCGTACAGAATTGGCGAAGGGGGCGGACTGGGCAGAATATAACGGTCGATTGCCTGGTTATTCGCCTCTATGCCGCGCAGGGGATTGCGGAACACATCTTCCTCAACATCCAGATGTCCATCCTCGTCACCAAACACCTCTTCGCCCGGATCCCATTGGCCGTTGCCGTTGGTATCTAGATCAGCCCGGTAGTCATCTTCCCCTTCATCCAAAACGCCGTTATTGTTTTGATCTTCATTGGGATCCAGCTTGCCGTCTCCATCCACATCTTCACCATTATAGGCAAGCTGTGCCCAATCGGAGTTCAGCCGCAGTTTCATACGCCGTTCGGGGGTATCCGATTGATCATTGTTTTCCCAGAGTCCGCACACAATCGCATAGACAACCGTGACCGAATCACCGGGAGCCAGATCGTCCAGGGGTCCGGCATTAATGACCAGCATCCAGCTGTCCGCATCTCCCGGATCGGTAGGAACCCCGCCCGCAGATACTGTATTAAAATATTTGCCGATATGGCGGCCCTGCATAACCTGATAACGCTGTTCATCATTGGTGGGCATCACATAATCCGGGAATCTTGTGTTCGCATCCCCCAGCCATCTCCATTGATCATAAGTTACAGTTATATCTGCATCAAAATTTGATGTTCCCAGATAACGGATTCCCAGATAGGATTCAGAAAATCCTTCATCGCCGTCCACGTCATACTGATACGCCATATCATAATCAATATCAAAGCCGTTTAAATTGTCATACCAGCTCCATCCCCCTCCGGGTTCGTAGATACTGGTATAATTCATATTGCCGATCGAGGCATCCACCCACAGGCCGGCGTACACATCCTCAATTGGAAATCTGGATACATTTTTAATCGTATAATTCAAAATAACAAAGGCTTCCGTATAGGGATAATTCCAGGCATAGGATTCCAGATGAACCTCGAGACCGAGCGGTTCGTGATTGGGAATTTCAAAATCGGTTCCGGGAACAGAGGTGTTGACATCAGTGAATTCACATATATAATCCTGGTGTGAAATCGCAGAGGGATCATAATAGCGAGAGGTGACCAATGAAGAACGCACTTTGATCGTATCTCCTTCACTTGCCGTATTGGTAAATTCAAACCCCTCTTCCCCGGACTCAAACACGCCGTCGACAATGGCAGTGGAAACATGCACACCGCCATCACTGCTGCCGCGGCCGCCGACCCACAATCCACCGAAGGAAAGATGTTCGATCTGTTCACGGATATTGTCCGTATAAAGTTTGTACATACAGGAAGGCTGATCGGGATTGTTATATCCTTCTCCGATCACACCGTAATTGGTAATGGTTAAACCCAGATTCCCGGCATCGTGATAATGCCAGTAATCATCAATTTGAACTTTTCCAAGTCTACGGGGTTGTGAACCAGCAACAACAAAAGAAAACAAGAGGAGTAAAACAACGAACGGGCGAGACATGTTTTTACGAATCATTCACAAATCCTTAAAACCAAACGCAATTCAATAGAGGATATAGTAAAAAAAAAGATGATCTTTAGATATAGAGGATAAATAAAGTGAGGATAAAAAGCAAGAAAAAGATTAAAATAAAGGGCCAATATTGCATTTTTTTTATCGGGTTACGGAATTCTATTGACCCTTTTCAATTCTACGTATCAGATGTTTAACAAATCGTGCCATGGGCGCACCGTCAATTACATCATGATCAATCAGCAGGGTCATGTGCAGTATATCCCGGATCATCACGCCATCTTTCACGACTGCCGGTTTCCGGACAACCGATCCAATCCCGAAAGAGAGCGGATGCACAGAGGAATGAATGAACCAGCCCTTGATCCGCCCCATCATCCCCACTGATGTGACGGACACATTCCCCATATTGCGGTATGCCGTTTTGGGATGTTTGAGGAAATATTTCCAGATCCAGCGCCTGATAAAGCCGGGCAGGCGGTAATATAACTGTTCTTTGAATCCCGACGAGCGCTGTAGAACAATATCGCGTTCGGTGAGAGTCTGTTGTTGAGCGGCGCGTATCTCGGCAGTGATCTTTGATCTGGGTCGCACCCAGCAGCGGCGTCAAAACAATGCCGACCCCCCAACCACCGCGAGTACAGCGCTCATTCCGAGTTTTTGTTGCGTTTTCATAAAAGTTTCTCCTATCTTAAAAAAGCGGAACGCACACCAAAATCCACATTGTCTTTCAGCCATTCAAAAAATCGAGTTTGTTCTTCAATCGGTTGATTGGGAACAAAAATTGTTTCATCGTTCCAGGATGTCATTACTTTGGCATCCTGGGTCCACATCTTCACCCGCCGGCGCGAAACCAGAGTCTGCCATTTTTTAGCGGTCGCGGCGTCCGTGTACAGCAACCTCACCGTGATGCTGCGAGCCAGCTTTTCCAGCGGGCTTAAATCGATGCTTTCATAGTCAGCCGCCTGTGAAGATTCAACATCCGGCACGCCGTCGCTCAGCATAACGATAGAAATAGGGCGCAGCAGCAGATTGCGATTGCGTACGGTTGTCGCCACTTGTTCAAAAAAAGCGTTGTAATCCGTATACGGATTGATTCCTTCTTTGGGAAATATTTCTTTTAGCTGTGTACGGATTTCCTCGATGCTTTTGTTTT
This genomic window from candidate division KSB1 bacterium contains:
- a CDS encoding 2-oxo acid dehydrogenase subunit E2 gives rise to the protein MRPRSKITAEIRAAQQQTLTERDIVLQRSSGFKEQLYYRLPGFIRRWIWKYFLKHPKTAYRNMGNVSVTSVGMMGRIKGWFIHSSVHPLSFGIGSVVRKPAVVKDGVMIRDILHMTLLIDHDVIDGAPMARFVKHLIRRIEKGQ